Proteins found in one Anopheles aquasalis chromosome 3, idAnoAquaMG_Q_19, whole genome shotgun sequence genomic segment:
- the LOC126575642 gene encoding plexin-B produces MNTMSSSMHLLLRLILLRLVSGMLPPLDAVLKAKQSQSTASAATVVTASDALHHHTRHSPLDDIVARYRLSVNGSTASSSHRFTHLTYDPSRRMFYAGATNRILQLNENLTLLREAVTGPKLDSAQCHAAGCPQDEALEGVQETDNHNKVLLYNRDGDTLIACGSVHQGACEIYYLSGRFPESVKPIEVALAANDEHSSTYAFIGPSRYQSWKREDIMYVGTTFTNVGDYRHDVPAISSRRLDDLTYAEFSIQQSNINIDVKYRDHFLVNYVYGFNSSEYAYFVLVQKKSHLADEAGFVTRLARICVNDPNYDSYTEVTITCMANGTDYNILRDAKLAQAGQKLSADMGIKRDDYLLVAVFSPAKEITDEPQNRSAICMYSLKDIEEVFNENIHSCFNGTIKDRNLGYISGTINDGKCPVAGSLGNIFSFCHVGLKISGVTPVIASAKFGFGEGVALTSIAVTNIGPHTLAFVGSNDGWIRKVLLSGREAGEYERLPVDGDGMAILPDTMFSPTNDHLYVLSERNVIKMKVEHCGTFGNCSACLESRDPYCGWCSLEKRCTVRTACQKDTSAARWLSIGTGQQCIDFEMVAPDRLPIGQMSVVRLVIKTLPELPHNAQYRCVFGNATPIDANVTKEGLLCPSPPVNERPTIGEGQDHVLVPLSVRSSETNKDFVSRSFAFYDCTRHDTCRKCLVSNWGCHWCIYDNRCAFNTSSCRNSANIVQSEGACPRLRQRSGPILLPNKVPKEIRLEIENLPRPQSAHTGFLCTVNIEGAHMVLPARVEANKYIVCEKTLYSYEAATNEYEATVDVNWNRNHYIDTVTVVLYKCEILGSHRDHADCSLCVTRDPKYQCTWCGQQCSFNETCSDVGSGGMVQGRGRGSLGLAGAGSSGGEESGCPRPRIDLIKPLSGPIEGGTLVTIEGSNLGIREEDVRGRIHIGEVPCELERYEISVRIECRTGAVGTEMSAPVKVGNEAGYTMSSVEFRYRDVRLEGLSPTMGPQSGGTKLAIIGRHLNVGTSAVAYLDDYECRINRTQASSSRLTCVTSAARSPEHIRILTLRIDGANRTLACSTGNTIEGQQQQQRQRAYGGGGGGGVSSSAAAGTYHSRYETCSVYNYTVDPKIMQIKPLKSFLSGGRMMTVHGTNLDAIQMPEIEVYLNDERLNRSTCVVLNSNQMECPSPSVREAWSAVQQQQLLLRNFSAATSGNNEFTQKLLASLVSADGRPALQQQQTGIAPSAMPVLLSSQQYPLAAAVAPTPMSGTAASSPAASAYLPSDQQLQLLLQINFLMDNVMSVRNLPKHFQNLRSSMVYVEDPVYQPFPSAVKLYKGDTLVIEGEHLNAASDETDVNVTIGTAQCNVTSLAPTQLVCTPPLEQPAPTDENGVPTAKDLPLVVVRVGRNLRFPIGFLKYDLIKPYAFSHILFGVIVSGIFFVFSLLIILLIYRRKSTQAEREYKRIQIQMDTLESNVRMECKQAFAELQTDMTDLTADLESAGTPTLDLVNYVMKVFFPGVSDHPVLLVNGAKQGVHHHGGHHHAPHPHQRTNYDQAMVMFEQLINNRVFLLLFIDTLEAQKTFSIRDKVNVASLLMIVLMNQMDYVTDILKSLLLRLIEKSVMTKHPQLMLRRTESVVEKMLTNYMALCMYDYLRNYAGNSLFLLYKAIKHQIEKGLVDAVTHDARYSLSEERLLREQIAHSIVSLHIIQDDLDEKVQCKVLDCDTISQVKGKILDALFKNTPFSLRPSVHDLDLEWRHGRGGHLVLRDEDVTTKTVHGWKRLNTLAHYGVKESAVMSLVARPHDGYNTPGRHIFPYCYYINNPPAPTSNNHHPHHLSSSSSPLAPGGPGSGSGISGTGTLIGGAGPHNTDTLLAGSASHHHHHHHHHHHAQLQQQQQQQQQQQQSSSVGVFHLVKPMDDRFSTLSSYEQHGCSSSGGPGGAGGAAGGPHGGVLYGAGPGGGSHHKAIPEIFLTRLLATKGTIQKFVDDLFGTILTVNEALPPAVKWLYDLLDAAARHHGIQDPEVLHAWKSNGLPLRFWVNFIKNPDFIFDIHKTPSVDVCLSVIAQTFMDACSTTEYRLGKDSPSNKLLFAKDLPQYREMVSNFYADIAMMPQISDQEMRSAMQRLSIHQQQFDTLAALKELYIYVSKYRLQIKEVLEMDLAASKCHLAHKLDLIAATLEDDECKTIDYYE; encoded by the exons GTGCCATGCGGCCGGTTGCCCGCAGGACGAAGCGCTCGAGGGTGTGCAGGAGACGGACAATCACAACAAGGTGCTGCTGTACAACCGGGACGGTGATACGCTGATTGCCTGTGGCAGTGTGCATCAGGGTGCGTGCGAGATTTACTATCTGAGCGGTCGGTTCCCGGAATCGGTCAAACCGATCGAGGTGGCACTAGCCGCGAACGATGAGCACTCGTCGACGTACGCGTTTATCGGACCGAGCCGGTATCAATCGTGGAAGCGCGAAGATATCATGTACGTCGGTACAACGTTCACCAACGTTGGGGACTATCGGCACGATGTACCGGCCATCTCGTCCCGGAGGTTGGACGATCTGACCTACGCCGAGTTTTCGATCCAGCAGTCcaacatcaacatcgacgTGAAGTACCGGGATCACTTTCTGGTGAACTATGTGTACGGTTTCAATAGCAGCGAGTACGCGTACTTTGTGCTGGTCCAGAAGAAATCGCATCTGGCCGATGAGGCCGGTTTCGTGACGCGGTTAGCGAGGATCTGCGTGAATGATCCCAACTACGATAGCTACACGGAG GTAACCATCACCTGTATGGCGAACGGGACGGATTACAACATTCTGCGGGATGCGAAACTGGCCCAGGCCGGCCAGAAGCTGAGCGCTGACATGGGCATCAAGCGTGACGACTATCTGCTGGTGGCCGTATTCTCGCCGGCGAAGGAAATAACGGACGAACCGCAGAACCGGTCCGCGATTTGCATGTACAGCCTGAAGGATATCGAGGAGGTGTTCAACGAAAACATACACT CATGCTTCAACGGTACGATCAAGGATCGCAATCTGGGTTACATTTCGGGTACGATCAACGATGGCAAGtgtccggtggccggttcgcTTGGCAACATCTTTAGCTTTTGTCACGTTGGGCTGAAGATCAGTGGCGTAACGCCGGTGATCGCTTCGGCAAAGTTTGGGTTCGGAGAAGGGGTCGCCCTAACGTCGATCGCCGTCACTAACATTGGTCCGCACACGCTCGCTTTCGTTGGTAGTAACGATGGGTGGATACGGAAGGTGTTGTTGTCAGGGCGTGAGGCGGGCGAGTATGAGCGTTTACCGGTCGATGGGGACGGTATGGCCATCCTGCCCGATACCATGTTTTCCCCAACTAACGATCATCTTTACGTGTTATCGGAACGAAAT GTGATCAAAATGAAGGTGGAACACTGCGGCACGTTCGGTAACTGTTCCGCGTGTCTCGAGTCGCGCGATCCGTACTGCGGTTGGTGTTCACTGGAGAAACGCTGCACCGTACGGACGGCCTGCCAGAAAGATACTAGTGCCGCCCGTTGGCTCTCGATCGGTACCGGTCAGCAGTGTATCGATTTCGAGATGGTCGCCCCGGACCGGTTACCGATCGGACAGAtgtcggtcgttcggttggtgATCAAAACGTTACCGGAACTGCCGCACAACGCGCAGTATCGGTGCGTTTTCGGTAACGCAACACCGATCGATGCAAACGTGACGAAGGAGGGCCTCCTATGTCCGTCGCCTCCCGTAAACGAGCGTCCTACGATCGGTGAAGGACAGGATCACGTGCTGGTACCACTCAGTGTGCGCAGCTCGGAGACGAACAAAGATTTTGTCTCCCGTAGCTTCGCTTTCTACGATTGTACCCGCCACGACACGTGCCGAAAGTGTTTGGTTAGCAACTGGGGTTGCCACTGGTGCATCTACGATAACCGGTGTGCGTTCAACACGAGCTCCTGTCGCAATTCGGCCAACATTGTGCAGAGCGAAGGTGCGTGTCCACGGTTACGGCAACGATCCGGTCCGATCCTACTACCGAACAAGGTACCGAAAGAGATTCGGTTGGAAATCGAGAATCTACCACGACCACAGAGTGCCCACACGGGATTCCTCTGTACGGTGAACATCGAGGGTGCTCACATGGTACTGCCGGCCCGAGTCGAAGCGAACAAGTACATCGTTTGCGAGAAGACACTG TATTCCTACGAGGCGGCCACCAACGAGTACGAGGCAACGGTGGATGTGaactggaaccggaaccactaCATCGACACGGTCACGGTGGTGCTGTACAAGTGTGAAATTCTGGGCTCGCATCGCGATCATGCCGATTGTAGTTTATGTGTGACGCGCGATCCCAAGTACCAGTGCACCTGGTGCGGTCAGCAGTGCAGCTTCAACGAGACGTGTAGCGATGTTGGCAGCGGCGGAATGGTACAAGGCCGTGGCCGAGGAAGCCTTGGTCTAGCAGGGgctggtagtagtggtggtgaagagAGCGGTTGTCCGAGACCAAGGATCGATCTGATTAAACCACTGAGTGGCCCGATCGAGGGTGGTACGCTGGTAACGATCGAAGGCAGTAACCTGGGCATCCGGGAAGAGGATGTCCGTGGTCGGATACACATCGGAGAGGTACCGTGCGAGCTGGAACGCTATGAAATTTCCGTTCGCATCGAGTGTCGCACGGGTGCGGTCGGTACGGAAATGTCAGCACCGGTAAAGGTTGGAAATGAGGCCGGCTATACGATGTCCAGCGTCGAGTTTCGGTATCGCGATGTGCGGCTCGAGGGTCTCAGTCCTACGATGGGCCCCCAATCGGGTGGTACCAAGTTGGCGATCATCGGTCGTCATCTGAATGTCGGTACGTCGGCCGTTGCCTATCTGGATGATTACGAGTGTCGGATCAATCGAACGCAGGCCTCCTCAAGTCGGCTTACGTGCGTCACTTCAGCGGCTCGCTCGCCGGAACACATTCGCATACTAACGTTGCGCATCGATGGAGCAAATCGAACGCTAGCCTGCAGTACCGGTAACACGATCGAgggacaacagcaacaacaacggcagcgagCGTACGGCGGGGGCGGTGGGGGCGGTGTGTCGAGTTCTGCAGCCGCTGGTACCTATCACAGCCGGTACGAGACGTGCAGCGTGTACAACTACACCGTCGATCCGAAGATTATGCAGATAAAGCCCCTGAAAAGCTTCCTGAGCGGTGGCCGCATGATGACGGTACACGGAACCAACCTGGACGCGATCCAGATGCCCGAGATCGAGGTGTATCTCAACGATGAGCGCCTCAATCGGTCCACCTGTGTCGTGCTCAACTCGAACCAGATGGAGTGTCCCTCACCGTCCGTTCGTGAAGCGTGGTCAGcggtacagcagcaacagttgctgcTTCGTAACTTCTCCGCGGCCACCAGTGGTAACAATGAGTTCACGCAGAAGCTTCTAGCCAGCCTAGTGTCAGCCGATGGACGACCGGcactgcaacaacagcagacagGCATTGCACCGTCCGCTATGCCCGTGCTGCTATCCTCACAACAGTatccactggcagcagcagtagcgccgaCACCGATGAGCGGCACCGCAGCGTCATCCCCTGCCGCGTCCGCCTACCTTCCGTCCGATCAGcagctacagctgctgctgcaaattaACTTCCTCATGGACAACGTGATGTCGGTGCGCAATCTGCCGAAACACTTCCAAAACCTTCGCTCGTCGATGGTGTACGTGGAGGATCCGGTCTATCAGCCGTTCCCGAGTGCGGTCAAGCTGTACAAGGGCGATACGCTGGTGATCGAGGGTGAGCACCTGAATGCGGCCAGTGACGAGACCGATGTAAACGTGACGATTGGTACGGCCCAGTGCAACGTGACCAGTCTAGCGCCGACGCAGCTCGTCTGTACGCCACCGCTCGAACAACCGGCCCCAACGGATGAGAACGGTGTACCGACGGCAAAGGATCTACCGCTCGTCGTGGTTCGCGTTGGTCGCAATTTACGCTTCCCGATAG GATTCCTCAAATACGATCTGATCAAACCGTATGCCTTCTCGCACATACTGTTCGGGGTGATTGTGAGCGGTatctttttcgtgttttcgctGCTGATCATCTTGCTGATTTATCGGCGCAAGAGCACACAGGCGGAGCGTGAATACAAGCGCATCCAGATCCAGATGGATACGCTCGAGAGTAACGTGCGCATGGAGTGTAAGCAAGCGTTCGCCGAGCTGCAGACGGACATGACGGATCTGACGGCCGATCTGGAGAGTGCCGGTACACCGACACTGGATTTAGTCAATTACGTGATGAAGGTTTTCTTTCCGGGTGTGTCCGAtcatccggtgctgctggtgaatggGGCGAAACAGGGTGTCCATCATCACGgtggtcatcatcatgctccgCATccgcaccagcgcaccaactACGATCAGGCGATGGTCATGTTTGAGCAGCTCATCAACAATCGGGTCTTTCTGTTGCTCTTTATCGATACGCTGGAAGCACAGAAAACGTTCAGCATACGGGACAA AGTTAACGTAGCTTCACTGTTGATGATTGTGCTGATGAATCAGATGGACTACGTGACGGACATCCTGAAAAgtttgctgcttcggttgATCGAGAAATCCGTAATGACGAAGCACCCGCAGCTGATGCTCCGCCGGACGGAGAGCGTGGTGGAGAAGATGCTGACCAACTACATGGCACTGTGCATGTACGATTATCTGCGGAACTATGCCGGCAATTCGCTCTTTCTGCTGTACAAAGCCATCAAGCACCAGATCGAGAAGGGGCTGGTGGATGCGGTCACCCACGATGCCCGGTACTCGCTGAGCGAGGAGCGTCTGTTGCGCGAGCAGATCGCCCACAGCATCGTTTCGCTGCACATCATCCAGGACGATCTGGATGAGAAGGTGCAGTGTAAGGTGCTGGACTGTGATACAATCAGCCAGGTGAAGGGCAAAATCTTGGACGCCCTGTTCAAGAACACACCCTTCtccctccgtccgtccgtccatgatctcgatctcgagtgGCGCCACGGTCGCGGTGGCCATCTGGTGTTGCGCGACGAAGACGTCACCACGAAGACGGTGCACGGCTGGAAGCGGCTCAACACGCTCGCGCACTACGGTGTCAAGGAGTCGGCCGTCATGTCACTCGTCGCACGGCCCCACGATGGCTACAACACACCGGGGCGCCACATTTTCCCCTACTGCTACTACATCAACaatccaccggcaccaacatccaacaaccatcatccgcatcatctgTCATCGAGCTCATCACCGCTTGCGCCTGGCGGCCCGGGTTCGGGTAGTGGAAtttccggtaccggtacgCTCATCGGTGGCGCTGGTCCTCACAACACCGATACCCTGCTGGCCGGCAGTGccagtcaccatcatcaccatcatcaccaccatcatcacgctcaactgcagcagcagcagcagcaacagcagcaacaacagcaatcgtCGTCCGTTGGGGTGTTTCATCTCGTTAAACCGATGGACGATCGGTTTAGTACGCTTTCATCGTACGAGCAGCACGGTTGTTCGTCTTCTGGGGGGCCTGGTGGAGCGGGCGGTGCGGCCGGTGGCCCTCACGGTGGTGTCCTTTACGGGGCGggccccggtggtggtagccatCACAAGGCGATCCCGGAAATCTTCCTAACCCGCCTACTGGCCACCAAGGGCACGATACAGAAGTTCGTGGACGATCTGTTCGGCACGATACTGACCGTCAACGAGGCGCTGCCACCGGCGGTCAAGTGGTTGTACGATTTGCTGGATGCGGCCGCCCGCCACCACGGCATCCAGGACCCGGAGGTGCTGCACGCGTGGAAATCGAACGGATTGCCGCTGCGATTCTGGGTGAACTTTATCAAGAATCCCGACTTCATCTTCGACATCCACAAGACGCCGTCGGTCGACGTGTGCCTGAGCGTGATCGCCCAAACGTTCATGGATGCCTGCTCGACGACCGAGTACCGGTTGGGGAAGGATTCACCCTCGAACAAGCTGCTGTTTGCGAAG GATTTACCTCAGTACCGGGAGATGGTTTCCAATTTCTATGCCGACATTGCCATGATGCCTCAGATCAGCGATCAGGAGATGCGCAGCGCCATGCAAAGGCTATcgatccaccagcagcagttcgacACGCTGGCCGCACTGAAGGAGCTATATATTTACGTTAGCAAGTATCGTTTACAG ATAAAAGAAGTATTAGAGATGGACCTAGCGGCAAGCAAGTGCCATTTAGCGCATAAGCTCGACCTGATCGCGGCAACGTTAGAAG ATGACGAGTGTAAAACGATTGATTATTATGAATAG